Proteins encoded within one genomic window of Humulus lupulus chromosome 1, drHumLupu1.1, whole genome shotgun sequence:
- the LOC133779398 gene encoding patatin-like protein 3 yields MVSTTSAPVSVSGKGKKFTVLSIDGGGVRGIIPGTLLAFLESKLQELDGPDARLADYFDVISGTSTGGLVTTMLAAPNKDNRPMFAAKDINDFYLQHTPKIFPQSGNSFFGSISTWMDTLTGPKYDGKYLHSLLNSLLGDLTLSQTLTTIVVPAFDIKLVQPCIFSTSDGKESSLKNARLADVCISTSAAPTFLPAHSFTTSDDKGNTRSFDLIDGAVAANNPSMLAISHITREIAKKNNKEDEVVDEEAAMDGTSMLVLSLGTGAAKLEEKYSAATASQWGLINWIFDNGSTPIIDIFADASSDVVDFLVSTLFQSRHHKKNYLRIQDDTLVGNESSVDIATTENLQRLVDIGTKLLEKPVSRVDLETGKYQIVEGEGTNAEALVNFAKLLSKERKSRLMNTK; encoded by the exons ATGGTGAGTACTACTTCTGCACCTGTTTCTGTTTCTGGTAAGGGAAAAAAGTTCACAGTTCTGAGCATTGATGGAGGTGGTGTTAGAGGCATTATCCCAGGCACTCTTCTGGCTTTTCTCGAATCCAAACTTCAG GAATTGGATGGACCAGATGCAAGACTTGCAGACTATTTCGATGTAATATCTGGAACAAGCACTGGTGGCTTAGTCACCACCATGCTTGCAGCTCCCAACAAGGACAACCGACCCATGTTCGCTGCTAAAGACATCAACGACTTTTACTTACAACATACGCCTAAGATTTTCCCTCAAAG TGGGAATTCTTTCTTTGGATCGATATCAACTTGGATGGACACCTTAACGGGGCCTAAGTACGATGGAAAGTATCTTCATTCGCTTCTAAACAGTCTACTGGGCGATCTCACTCTCAGCCAAACCCTAACAACTATAGTTGTACCAGCTTTTGATATAAAGCTCGTTCAACCTTGTATTTTCTCCACCAGCGAT GGAAAAGAAAGTTCTTTGAAAAATGCTAGACTAGCAGATGTTTGCATCAGTACCTCTGCAGCTCCCACTTTTCTCCCAGCACATAGTTTCACCACTAGTGATGACAAGGGAAACACTCGTAGTTTTGATCTCATTGATGGTGCTGTTGCTGCAAATAATCCA TCTATGCTGGCGATTAGTCACATCACCAGAGAAATAGCAAAGAAGAATAACAAAGAAGATGAGGTTGTTGATGAAGAAGCTGCCATGGATGGAACTAGTATGCTAGTGCTGTCATTGGGAACAGGTGCAGCTAAGCTTGAAGAGAAGTACAGTGCTGCCACTGCCTCCCAATGGGGTCTCATCAATTGGATTTTCGACAATGGCAGCACACCCATCATTGACATTTTTGCTGATGCAAGTTCTGATGTTGTTGATTTTCTTGTCTCCACTCTCTTCCAATCTCGACATCACAAGAAAAATTACCTTCGTATTcag GATGATACATTGGTTGGGAATGAGTCATCGGTCGATATAGCGACTACTGAGAATCTACAAAGACTTGTGGATATTGGAACAAAGCTACTAGAGAAACCAGTTTCGAGGGTAGATTTGGAAACTGGTAAGTATCAGATTGTTGAAGGAGAAGGTACTAATGCAGAAGCTCTTGTCAATTTTGCCAAACTTCTATCCAAGGAGAGAAAATCAAGATTGATGAATACaaaatga